The proteins below are encoded in one region of Halorhodospira halochloris:
- the tssE gene encoding type VI secretion system baseplate subunit TssE, translating to MPGAGLLDIVQGRVSLQGCSGQQINWHNFKSCESLRLSVAEHIRLLLSARKGCLSHIPGYGVKDLSAFGSDVEYQSARLAADIKKYILDFEPRVISANIKVQPPSQQGSHVLALIVNAKLKGLGEAALDLEMCFAVQGDGTISLWR from the coding sequence ATGCCTGGGGCAGGATTGCTCGATATCGTTCAAGGAAGAGTCTCTTTACAGGGATGTTCTGGACAGCAAATTAATTGGCATAATTTTAAATCGTGTGAATCGCTTCGTTTGAGCGTTGCAGAACATATTAGATTGCTTCTTTCTGCGCGCAAAGGGTGCCTGTCTCACATTCCAGGCTACGGCGTTAAGGACTTATCTGCATTTGGCTCTGATGTTGAGTATCAATCAGCTCGCTTAGCTGCCGATATAAAAAAATATATTTTGGATTTTGAGCCCAGAGTAATTTCAGCAAATATTAAAGTGCAGCCTCCCAGTCAGCAGGGTAGCCACGTATTGGCATTAATAGTAAATGCTAAGTTGAAAGGTTTAGGCGAGGCTGCCCTTGATTTAGAAATGTGCTTTGCAGTTCAAGGTGATGGGACTATTTCTTTATGGAGGTAG
- a CDS encoding Hcp family type VI secretion system effector has product MAIPAYMWLKDDQGNEIEGSVSVAEREGSIEVLGFEHELRIPTDNDTGALTGTRKHEPFVLTKSYDASSPYLYKACSKGQTLEELVLSWYQIDETGNEKEYFRHTLHDVKITSVKPVMHNVKELDKERFPHMEQVSMRYARITWAYIEGNIEFSDSWTEGR; this is encoded by the coding sequence ATGGCTATTCCTGCATATATGTGGTTAAAAGATGACCAAGGGAATGAGATTGAGGGTTCTGTTAGCGTTGCCGAGCGAGAAGGAAGCATAGAGGTGCTTGGTTTTGAGCACGAATTGCGTATCCCTACAGACAATGACACGGGTGCATTGACTGGTACGCGCAAGCATGAGCCTTTTGTGCTGACAAAGTCATACGACGCCTCTTCGCCCTACCTATATAAGGCATGCAGTAAAGGCCAAACTTTAGAAGAGCTTGTCCTAAGTTGGTATCAAATTGACGAAACAGGTAACGAGAAGGAGTATTTTAGACACACTCTGCATGACGTGAAGATAACCTCGGTTAAGCCAGTTATGCACAATGTAAAAGAGTTAGATAAAGAACGTTTTCCACATATGGAGCAAGTGTCGATGCGTTATGCCAGAATAACCTGGGCGTATATCGAAGGAAACATAGAGTTCTCTGACTCGTGGACTGAGGGGCGCTAA
- the tssC gene encoding type VI secretion system contractile sheath large subunit: MSMEAGAAVAEQQASYTRLCELAAVEPISTALDIDTFKDATLMADIPFENRLAAALQVFLDLAGKSESPVERIDKALLDEYIARIDLAVSEQLDEVFHSSLFQKIESAWRSLRFLVERSDPKANVKLELLDLSKEDLAEELEDVTDITQSGLYQHVYVQEYDTPGGEPVAAMISNYEIDCSAADITLISEISRIAAAAHCPFIAAAGTSFFGKDSIDEVIKIPDVGSYLDKAEYGRWRGFRETEDARYVGLTLPRFLLRLPYGEDNPVRSFDYTETVTGIDHEKYLWGNASFAFASNMARSFKDHGWTVNIRGPEAGGRLDRMPLHCFDLGRGTQVKTPTETLISENKELDLANEGFIPLSFYKNSDHACFFSANSTQKPVQYSDGLATANARINSRLPYIFLVSRLAHYLKVLQRENIGTSKSRQDLEQELNDWLQTLVTKMQNPDPTLVATRPLREGVVNVEEVPDNPGYFRVSMSVMPHFQIEGIDLKLSLVSQMPA; this comes from the coding sequence ATGAGCATGGAAGCGGGAGCGGCAGTGGCAGAGCAACAGGCCAGTTACACGAGATTGTGCGAACTGGCAGCAGTAGAGCCAATAAGTACGGCTCTGGATATTGATACCTTCAAAGACGCAACGCTAATGGCAGATATACCCTTCGAAAATCGATTGGCTGCAGCGTTGCAGGTTTTTCTTGATCTGGCAGGAAAAAGTGAATCTCCAGTAGAACGCATTGATAAAGCATTACTTGATGAGTATATAGCACGTATTGATTTGGCTGTTAGCGAACAGCTAGACGAGGTGTTCCATAGTTCACTGTTTCAGAAGATAGAGTCTGCATGGCGTAGCTTGCGGTTCCTTGTTGAGCGAAGTGATCCAAAAGCTAATGTTAAGCTGGAACTGCTAGATTTATCCAAAGAAGATCTTGCTGAAGAGTTGGAAGATGTCACGGATATAACTCAGTCAGGTTTGTACCAGCACGTTTATGTCCAGGAATATGATACTCCTGGTGGAGAGCCGGTGGCGGCAATGATCTCAAATTATGAAATAGATTGTTCTGCGGCCGATATAACACTCATAAGTGAAATATCCAGAATAGCCGCAGCAGCCCACTGCCCATTCATTGCGGCGGCGGGAACTTCATTTTTTGGTAAAGATTCAATAGATGAGGTTATTAAGATACCAGACGTTGGGAGTTATCTTGATAAGGCAGAGTATGGAAGGTGGCGTGGGTTTCGAGAAACCGAAGATGCACGTTACGTTGGGTTGACCCTACCAAGGTTTTTATTACGTTTGCCATATGGAGAAGATAACCCGGTTAGGTCGTTTGATTATACTGAGACGGTTACTGGAATAGACCACGAAAAGTATCTTTGGGGTAATGCTAGTTTCGCTTTTGCTTCAAACATGGCTCGTTCATTTAAAGATCACGGCTGGACTGTGAATATTCGTGGGCCAGAGGCTGGGGGAAGGTTGGACAGAATGCCTTTGCACTGCTTCGATCTCGGTCGTGGTACGCAGGTAAAAACTCCTACCGAAACACTTATCTCGGAAAACAAGGAGCTGGATCTGGCCAATGAAGGGTTTATTCCGCTGAGTTTTTATAAAAACAGTGATCATGCCTGCTTTTTCTCGGCCAACTCAACGCAGAAGCCAGTGCAGTACTCAGATGGCTTGGCTACAGCTAACGCTCGGATAAACTCACGGTTACCCTATATATTTTTGGTGTCTCGCCTGGCTCATTATTTAAAGGTGCTGCAGCGTGAGAATATTGGGACATCAAAGAGCAGACAGGATCTTGAGCAAGAGTTGAATGATTGGCTGCAAACGCTTGTGACCAAGATGCAAAACCCAGATCCCACGCTAGTGGCTACCAGGCCCCTGCGTGAGGGTGTAGTTAATGTAGAGGAGGTGCCCGACAACCCAGGATATTTTCGCGTCAGTATGTCAGTAATGCCCCATTTTCAGATTGAGGGTATCGACCTGAAGCTTTCGTTGGTTTCTCAAATGCCGGCGTAA
- the tssB gene encoding type VI secretion system contractile sheath small subunit produces the protein MGSYQQEVPKSRVNITVDVQTGGAKKTLELPLKMLLIGDYSNGKGQGRIAERERISVDRHNLDAVLAGLSPRLQVLVDNTFTKDGSQIPVDITFDSYKSFSPEEVARQIPQVDNLLAMRNLLKDLRSNVLDNAKFRRELERIVGNHEELTRVRGELQELAPLNAEVEPDTTQVSE, from the coding sequence ATGGGAAGCTACCAGCAAGAAGTTCCAAAATCACGAGTTAATATCACAGTTGATGTCCAAACTGGAGGGGCCAAAAAAACTCTTGAGCTCCCCCTTAAGATGCTTCTTATCGGTGACTATAGCAATGGTAAAGGCCAGGGCAGGATTGCTGAGCGAGAGCGGATAAGTGTTGATAGACATAACCTAGATGCTGTTTTGGCCGGGCTGAGCCCCCGCTTACAAGTACTGGTTGATAATACGTTCACGAAAGATGGTAGTCAGATACCTGTAGATATCACTTTTGATAGCTACAAATCATTCAGTCCTGAAGAGGTAGCTAGACAAATCCCTCAAGTGGATAACCTTTTGGCTATGCGCAATCTACTCAAGGATTTGCGTTCGAATGTGCTGGATAACGCTAAGTTTCGGCGCGAGCTAGAGAGAATAGTTGGCAACCATGAAGAGTTGACCAGGGTGCGTGGTGAGCTACAAGAGTTAGCGCCGCTCAATGCTGAGGTGGAACCAGATACCACCCAAGTAAGTGAATAG
- a CDS encoding TssA family type VI secretion system protein: MEALNQFENMATPDQSSEDFGSIDHPLGLPRSVLLDLPSDIRTGEADQQSSDPKYGIRFARLSDEVQKLGSTDFDLISRLSVELLEVEGKDLRVLGFLCLSELHERGISGFAVALEAVAGIIEEHSEALFPRREQGRRSAIEWLNNQRIVAFVKRYSADCAITDLERALNQLDRLDVALGLLFAEPPALRNLREFMQVNLRERQATNQHQQSVAEGSADYLVSSDSARSGAPNKGSSPDRDKNGLAGVAAESKVTSERDLSKHLRSVLDYLRSENDLMRMVALSRCWKWAGLLFVTVKYGRIGVEPPRGQAIRSIKNKLQQGNNWHEVIAACESAFLEPGGHLCLDIQVWEERAAMELGMDYLAKRIRSETKELIERIPELPGLSFVDGSPLLSAENRDWINALVNGDDEDGNKICNPNVAVPRKSFKEYISEAKNALSLRDLEGEITSNSYNRGLEGRAHGGHGSTYCFSKDQAKVSVEFIIDL, encoded by the coding sequence ATGGAAGCTTTAAATCAATTTGAAAATATGGCAACCCCGGATCAGTCTAGTGAAGACTTTGGATCAATTGATCACCCGCTGGGGCTGCCAAGAAGTGTGCTGCTGGACTTACCCAGCGATATTAGAACTGGCGAGGCTGATCAGCAAAGCTCTGATCCGAAATACGGGATTAGGTTTGCACGTCTGAGTGACGAAGTTCAGAAGTTGGGTAGCACCGATTTTGATCTAATTAGCCGCCTTTCGGTCGAGTTGCTAGAGGTCGAAGGCAAGGATCTGCGTGTGCTTGGCTTTTTGTGCCTAAGCGAACTGCATGAGCGGGGTATAAGCGGTTTTGCTGTTGCCCTTGAGGCTGTTGCTGGAATTATAGAGGAGCATTCCGAAGCTCTGTTTCCGCGCCGTGAGCAGGGCAGGCGTAGTGCCATCGAATGGCTGAACAATCAACGTATCGTTGCATTTGTAAAACGCTACTCAGCTGATTGTGCCATAACCGATCTTGAGCGGGCTCTTAATCAGCTCGATAGGCTGGATGTTGCACTGGGGCTCTTGTTTGCTGAACCTCCCGCTTTGCGTAATTTGCGTGAATTTATGCAGGTTAATTTGCGGGAGCGCCAAGCAACAAATCAGCATCAGCAAAGTGTAGCGGAAGGATCAGCTGACTACCTGGTTTCCTCAGACAGTGCGAGATCTGGTGCTCCTAACAAGGGCTCGAGCCCCGATAGAGACAAGAATGGCTTAGCCGGTGTGGCCGCAGAGAGTAAGGTCACAAGTGAACGTGACCTGTCTAAACATTTGCGCAGCGTGCTTGACTATCTGCGTTCTGAAAATGATCTGATGCGCATGGTTGCCTTATCACGTTGCTGGAAATGGGCTGGATTGCTTTTTGTAACAGTTAAATATGGCAGGATCGGTGTTGAACCGCCACGTGGCCAAGCAATTCGATCAATAAAGAATAAACTCCAGCAAGGCAACAATTGGCATGAGGTGATAGCAGCCTGTGAAAGCGCTTTCTTAGAGCCCGGTGGGCACCTGTGTTTAGATATTCAGGTTTGGGAGGAAAGGGCGGCAATGGAGCTTGGTATGGACTATCTAGCTAAGCGAATCCGTAGCGAGACAAAGGAATTGATAGAAAGAATACCTGAGTTGCCGGGTTTAAGTTTTGTCGATGGCAGCCCGCTGCTGTCAGCAGAGAATCGCGACTGGATTAACGCTCTGGTAAATGGCGATGACGAAGATGGTAATAAAATATGTAACCCAAACGTAGCGGTGCCGAGAAAAAGCTTTAAAGAATATATAAGTGAGGCGAAAAATGCGCTGTCATTAAGAGATTTAGAGGGTGAAATTACCTCGAATTCTTATAACAGGGGTTTGGAAGGGAGGGCGCATGGTGGTCATGGGTCGACATATTGTTTTAGCAAAGATCAAGCCAAAGTTAGTGTGGAGTTTATTATAGATTTGTAG